The Phycisphaeraceae bacterium genome has a window encoding:
- a CDS encoding glycosyltransferase family 4 protein: MNRSLRINWVFPRPNLSGGVKSNRLLAEAMVRRGHEVTLIHPTRKERQRYALGYRLRRMGEQMLRGVTGSNQSSRHHLERSTAAIRVIDGDIVTEADVPDADVTIATWWRTREWIEPWSAAKGVKAYCIRHYEVHGGDAERVKATYRLPGPKFVIARWLQRLMAEEFGDPHAVLVPNGVDRSQFHAPERTKGRVPTVGMLYGRQAWKGAVTAFEAIRILQRRDPSIRVSSFGRESVARHHRPPANYELHRRPSQREIPRLYAMADCWVVPSVSEGFGMPGIEAAACRCPLVVTRCGGPEDFVEEGWNGHLVPVEDPEAMAEAIGRILALSDQAWRDMSQASYEMSLRFDWDRSAEILETALLRQVGHLADGMKDHA, encoded by the coding sequence ATGAACCGGTCGCTGAGGATCAACTGGGTTTTCCCACGTCCGAACCTGTCGGGCGGCGTCAAGTCGAATCGCCTGCTGGCGGAGGCCATGGTGCGCCGTGGGCATGAGGTGACGTTGATCCACCCCACCCGCAAGGAACGCCAGCGGTACGCCCTGGGGTATCGTCTGCGCCGCATGGGCGAGCAGATGCTCCGCGGCGTGACCGGCTCGAACCAGTCGTCCCGTCATCACCTCGAGCGATCGACGGCGGCGATCCGAGTCATTGACGGTGACATCGTCACTGAGGCGGATGTTCCCGACGCGGACGTGACGATCGCCACGTGGTGGCGAACCCGTGAATGGATCGAGCCGTGGTCCGCGGCCAAGGGCGTCAAGGCCTACTGCATCCGCCATTACGAAGTGCATGGCGGGGACGCGGAGCGCGTCAAGGCGACCTATCGCCTGCCGGGGCCCAAGTTCGTCATCGCCCGATGGCTGCAGCGGCTGATGGCCGAGGAGTTCGGCGATCCGCACGCCGTGCTCGTGCCGAACGGGGTCGATCGATCGCAGTTTCATGCGCCGGAGCGAACCAAGGGGCGCGTTCCCACGGTGGGAATGCTGTATGGGCGGCAGGCATGGAAGGGTGCGGTGACGGCGTTCGAGGCCATCCGCATCCTCCAGCGGCGCGATCCGTCGATCCGGGTCAGCAGTTTCGGGCGCGAGTCGGTGGCGAGGCATCATCGGCCTCCAGCCAACTACGAGTTGCATCGCCGGCCTTCGCAGCGGGAGATCCCACGTCTGTACGCCATGGCCGACTGCTGGGTTGTCCCCTCGGTCTCCGAGGGGTTCGGCATGCCGGGCATTGAGGCGGCCGCCTGTCGCTGCCCGCTGGTGGTGACGCGCTGCGGCGGGCCGGAGGACTTCGTGGAAGAAGGGTGGAATGGTCATCTGGTTCCGGTGGAGGATCCCGAAGCCATGGCCGAGGCGATCGGGCGCATCCTGGCCTTGTCTGATCAGGCGTGGCGCGACATGAGCCAGGCCAGTTACGAAATGTCGCTGCGTTTCGACTGGGACCGCTCGGCGGAGATTCTGGAGACGGCGCTGCTCCGTCAAGTAGGCCATCTGGCTGATGGGATGAAGGACCACGCGTGA
- a CDS encoding right-handed parallel beta-helix repeat-containing protein, which produces MTPRFREEPADQLTSNPVSPRSTWRRVRDQFHRVRLGLAGAAAAVVVAMSAWSPASAAMRPGASTDLRILRVNVDDPLSVAMMNENGRASLAARLISEAVAQMPDDGAGATTAVRVMGAPLAHGRLTEQSRQVIRAALPAGADAAAIYEKSFANVLVRTLDGLRERYPAAKLSVFGLPLDSDGGYSFNHQAVNARYADVIDRMDAFVSGRSFLLTGADAMDDLRIREALPETLNMAGDRPIFVQRNGSWSGLTASTAGMSAGAMTDGEQRIDPAAVASSVSSTGVTVTIRARRDMYSTPKGQLLQVGDRGVLANDLHSENRRLFAELVTPPVNGRIILRWDGTFAYRPNPGFTGVDRFEYKTYDWRRDPVATAWAVVGVTEIDGGGSGGSGGGSGGGSGGGGSGGGGGGGGSWDPWANLHDITGLPMTQDGWTDFLAMFQHPDRYNDARIIYVSSSEGSDATGTVYGKGHAAVGPDPFNPVGSVRPYKTIAAAYNMLRDGYPDLMLLKRGDVWVNEVLAGNWRKSGRSAEEMLIVGSYGPLTARPRLETPANGTALGAAGTDLRQHFAFIGLHLEPHNRGPTDVARGVRWLGNLHNLIFEDCYFRNFGTNITFDSYQGTRFAQVSLRRSIVSDSWATGAHSQGLFASYVDGLLVEECVFDHNGWNPEMGANATTFNHGIYSTTKNANVVIRGSIFARSSASGVQARSGGVVDDNMFVDNCASVNLGYGGGPTSDPNGVVVHARRNAVVEPADRGFGSWGMAIGNISAVATSVVEHNLVIASSPINGNAVIIGGFDGYGIHNLRLADNTLLGGWNKFLRAPGTPGENLNNIVITSNVIQASQSNALLLELRDAPWNEELDFEGNVYYRPGSTNGWIKDRSGTFSVASWRTYAAEPTAESRQVTFVDATRTLGTYNATLSAQATLEGFLTEARKQSRANWRPAYTGAAASAYLREGFTPAQ; this is translated from the coding sequence ATGACGCCGCGTTTCAGGGAAGAACCTGCCGATCAGTTGACGTCGAATCCCGTGTCGCCGCGCTCGACGTGGCGCCGCGTGCGCGATCAGTTTCACCGGGTCCGTCTGGGCCTCGCCGGCGCCGCTGCGGCGGTGGTCGTGGCGATGAGTGCGTGGTCGCCGGCGTCCGCCGCGATGCGTCCCGGCGCCTCGACGGACCTGCGCATCCTCCGCGTGAACGTGGATGACCCGCTCTCGGTGGCGATGATGAACGAGAACGGCCGGGCATCTCTGGCCGCCCGCCTGATCAGTGAGGCGGTCGCGCAGATGCCCGATGATGGGGCCGGGGCGACCACCGCCGTCCGCGTGATGGGCGCTCCGCTGGCGCATGGCCGTCTGACGGAGCAGAGCCGCCAGGTGATCCGGGCGGCGTTGCCCGCCGGCGCCGACGCCGCGGCGATTTATGAAAAGTCCTTCGCCAACGTGCTGGTGCGCACGCTCGACGGACTTCGCGAGCGATATCCGGCCGCGAAACTGAGCGTTTTCGGGCTGCCGCTTGATTCCGATGGCGGCTACTCGTTCAACCATCAGGCGGTGAACGCCCGCTATGCGGACGTGATCGACCGGATGGACGCCTTCGTCTCAGGACGTTCCTTCCTGCTCACCGGAGCGGACGCGATGGATGATCTGCGCATCCGCGAGGCGCTGCCCGAGACGCTGAACATGGCCGGTGACCGCCCCATCTTCGTGCAGCGAAACGGCTCGTGGTCAGGCCTGACAGCTTCGACCGCCGGAATGAGCGCCGGAGCCATGACCGATGGCGAACAGCGCATCGATCCTGCGGCGGTGGCCTCCTCCGTCAGTTCCACCGGCGTGACCGTGACCATTCGCGCCAGGCGCGACATGTACAGCACCCCGAAGGGGCAACTGCTCCAGGTGGGCGATCGAGGCGTGCTTGCGAACGACCTGCACAGCGAGAACCGGCGGCTCTTCGCCGAACTGGTGACGCCTCCCGTGAATGGCCGGATCATCCTGCGGTGGGATGGCACCTTCGCATATCGACCGAACCCCGGATTCACGGGCGTCGACCGATTCGAGTACAAGACCTACGACTGGCGCCGCGACCCCGTGGCGACCGCATGGGCGGTGGTGGGCGTGACGGAAATCGATGGAGGAGGGAGCGGCGGGAGCGGTGGGGGAAGCGGCGGCGGCTCCGGTGGGGGTGGAAGCGGCGGAGGAGGCGGGGGTGGCGGCAGCTGGGATCCCTGGGCCAACCTTCACGACATCACCGGGCTGCCCATGACCCAGGACGGCTGGACTGACTTCCTGGCCATGTTCCAGCATCCCGACCGCTACAACGACGCCCGCATCATCTACGTCTCCAGTTCCGAGGGCAGCGACGCCACGGGCACCGTCTACGGCAAGGGTCACGCGGCGGTGGGCCCCGATCCGTTCAACCCGGTTGGATCCGTGCGACCGTACAAGACCATCGCCGCGGCCTACAACATGCTGCGGGACGGATACCCGGACCTGATGCTGCTCAAGCGCGGCGACGTGTGGGTCAATGAGGTGTTGGCCGGCAACTGGCGCAAGTCAGGTCGAAGCGCGGAGGAAATGCTGATCGTCGGCTCATATGGTCCATTGACGGCTCGGCCGCGACTTGAGACCCCGGCCAATGGAACAGCACTGGGAGCAGCTGGAACCGATCTGCGGCAGCACTTCGCCTTCATCGGTCTGCACCTGGAGCCGCACAACCGTGGACCGACTGATGTGGCCAGGGGCGTCCGATGGCTCGGCAACCTTCACAATCTGATCTTCGAGGATTGTTATTTCCGAAACTTCGGGACAAACATCACATTCGATTCCTACCAGGGAACTCGCTTCGCTCAGGTCTCTCTTCGCCGCAGCATCGTGAGCGATTCCTGGGCGACTGGCGCGCATTCGCAGGGGCTGTTCGCTTCGTATGTCGACGGACTTCTGGTGGAGGAATGCGTGTTTGACCACAACGGATGGAACCCGGAGATGGGCGCCAACGCCACGACGTTCAATCACGGCATCTACTCGACAACCAAGAATGCCAACGTGGTCATCAGGGGTAGCATCTTCGCGCGATCATCTGCCAGCGGGGTTCAGGCCAGGTCCGGGGGAGTCGTTGATGACAACATGTTCGTTGATAACTGCGCTTCCGTCAACCTTGGCTACGGAGGCGGTCCGACATCCGATCCCAACGGCGTCGTTGTCCACGCCAGACGGAATGCCGTGGTGGAACCGGCGGACCGGGGCTTCGGTTCGTGGGGAATGGCGATCGGCAACATCTCGGCAGTCGCGACATCTGTGGTTGAACACAACTTGGTGATCGCGTCATCGCCAATCAACGGTAACGCCGTGATTATCGGTGGGTTTGATGGCTACGGAATTCACAACCTTCGGCTGGCCGACAATACGCTGCTCGGCGGCTGGAACAAGTTCCTGCGGGCTCCCGGTACTCCCGGCGAAAACCTCAATAACATCGTAATCACCTCCAATGTGATCCAGGCCTCGCAATCGAACGCGCTGTTGCTTGAGCTTCGTGACGCCCCTTGGAATGAGGAGTTGGATTTCGAAGGCAACGTCTACTACCGCCCTGGCTCGACCAACGGCTGGATCAAGGATCGATCGGGGACGTTCAGCGTCGCCTCGTGGCGCACCTACGCGGCGGAACCCACGGCTGAATCGCGGCAGGTGACGTTCGTTGACGCGACCCGCACGCTGGGAACCTACAACGCCACGCTTTCGGCCCAGGCGACGCTGGAGGGCTTCCTGACGGAAGCGCGCAAACAGTCCCGAGCTAATTGGCGGCCCGCCTACACCGGGGCTGCGGCGTCGGCGTACCTGCGCGAGGGTTTCACGCCCGCTCAGTAA
- a CDS encoding sulfotransferase, which translates to MIPSRRDDTAFLVGAERSGTTVLRLMLAHHPLLAWQNEFEFAVDLISSDGGLPDLGRYRQWLSTHRIFLATRFTIDRTLDYAGLMRSFLEQRRIREGKPFVGATVHRHFDRVLRIWPEARFIHLVRDPRDVTRSVIAMGWAGNFWTGVRNWMEAELLWDHLCMVVPPERRCEVRYEELLADPERVLSGICVFLGAAYDPAMLSYPQHTTYDPPDPTLAYQWKRKLSRLQIRLVESRIGELLTRRGYESSGLPPLTVGVMRRMGLRVQDRVSRSTFRLRRFGVGLTLAHAVSSRVGPASWHRACVERINAIKQAQLK; encoded by the coding sequence ATGATTCCCTCGCGTCGGGATGACACCGCTTTCCTGGTCGGCGCCGAGCGTTCCGGCACCACGGTGCTGCGGCTGATGCTTGCTCACCATCCGCTGCTGGCGTGGCAGAACGAGTTTGAGTTCGCGGTCGATCTCATCTCATCGGATGGAGGTCTTCCAGACCTGGGGCGATATCGCCAGTGGCTGTCGACTCACCGCATCTTCCTCGCCACGCGTTTCACCATCGACCGGACGCTGGACTATGCGGGACTCATGCGCAGCTTCCTGGAACAGCGGCGCATCAGGGAGGGAAAGCCCTTTGTCGGCGCCACCGTGCATCGTCACTTCGACCGAGTGCTGCGGATCTGGCCGGAGGCGCGGTTCATCCATCTGGTGCGCGACCCGCGCGACGTCACACGTTCCGTGATCGCCATGGGTTGGGCCGGGAACTTCTGGACGGGCGTGCGCAATTGGATGGAAGCGGAGTTGCTCTGGGACCATCTGTGCATGGTTGTGCCGCCGGAGCGACGGTGCGAAGTTCGATACGAGGAGCTGCTGGCCGATCCTGAGCGAGTGCTGTCGGGCATCTGCGTATTTCTCGGAGCGGCGTATGACCCCGCCATGCTTTCGTATCCCCAGCACACCACTTATGACCCCCCTGACCCGACTCTGGCCTACCAGTGGAAGCGAAAACTTTCGCGGCTTCAGATTCGCCTGGTCGAAAGCCGGATCGGCGAGTTGTTGACGCGACGAGGGTACGAGTCGAGCGGGCTTCCGCCGTTGACTGTCGGGGTCATGCGCCGGATGGGGCTTCGCGTCCAGGATCGGGTGTCACGATCGACGTTCCGTCTTCGACGGTTCGGCGTGGGCTTGACGCTGGCTCATGCCGTGTCGAGTCGAGTGGGTCCGGCGTCATGGCACCGGGCGTGCGTGGAGCGCATCAACGCAATCAAGCAGGCGCAACTGAAGTGA
- a CDS encoding sulfotransferase, whose product MPGRLDIAWWLKRKRREAYQRSLMARGWYDPHARSEADAIFIGGCGRSGTTLFKQLLNRHSRLACGPETSLYGLPFNPANIGPYWDIPVRELERRARAHRNLITFADEFYEEFLRVEGKKRWADKTPNNVRVVMKLLTWYPRGRFIHVIRDGRDTVCSLRHHPKEKVVNGRIVPVKVNNPIAKCAQRWVDDTSDGLALRSHPRCLEVRYEELVAEPEQCVRRVCDFLGEPYEPAMLEPSATPKSSARTAQVLNNPNADNRISPQSVGRWRKELSPDERREFVSVAGELLIALGYVTDHSWMHEPMEPGA is encoded by the coding sequence ATGCCCGGACGGTTGGACATTGCGTGGTGGCTCAAGCGCAAGAGGCGTGAGGCGTATCAGCGCTCACTCATGGCGCGGGGGTGGTACGATCCTCATGCGCGAAGCGAGGCGGATGCGATCTTCATCGGCGGGTGCGGGCGCTCTGGCACCACGCTCTTTAAGCAACTGTTGAACCGTCACTCGCGGCTGGCGTGCGGCCCCGAAACATCGTTATACGGCCTGCCGTTCAACCCCGCGAACATCGGACCGTACTGGGACATACCGGTAAGGGAACTGGAGCGCCGGGCCCGGGCTCACCGCAATTTGATCACGTTCGCGGACGAGTTTTACGAAGAGTTTCTGCGTGTCGAGGGGAAGAAGCGCTGGGCGGACAAGACCCCCAACAATGTTCGCGTGGTGATGAAGCTGCTCACGTGGTATCCGCGTGGGCGGTTCATCCATGTCATCCGTGACGGGCGGGACACCGTGTGCTCTCTTCGTCACCATCCCAAGGAAAAGGTGGTCAATGGGCGAATTGTGCCGGTAAAGGTCAACAACCCGATCGCCAAGTGTGCTCAGCGCTGGGTTGACGACACGTCTGACGGCTTGGCGCTCAGATCGCATCCGCGCTGCCTGGAGGTGCGGTACGAGGAGTTGGTGGCTGAACCTGAGCAATGTGTTCGGCGCGTCTGCGACTTCCTGGGCGAGCCGTACGAACCCGCCATGCTGGAGCCATCGGCGACGCCCAAGAGCTCGGCTCGGACAGCACAGGTGCTCAACAATCCTAATGCCGATAATCGGATCTCTCCCCAAAGTGTGGGTCGGTGGCGGAAGGAACTCTCACCCGATGAGCGTCGGGAGTTTGTGAGCGTGGCGGGCGAGTTGCTCATCGCGCTGGGGTACGTCACGGACCATTCGTGGATGCACGAGCCGATGGAACCCGGGGCATGA
- a CDS encoding oligosaccharide flippase family protein, whose product MTDAGLEHSHRIANLRGKTVAATAWTMGGHGAQQVLRLGGNLILTRLLTADVFGLMTLVQVSIRAVSFFSDLGVNQSIIRDKRGDDRRFLDTSWTIQIIRGNVIWLLAALAAWPASLIYDTPELLYLIPISALSAIIAGFNSTKLATLNRRLALGRLTLLDTLTQAAGLMVMVGIALYSPTVWALIAGGFVSSIGKLWISHYVLPGDRNRFCWHRESVQELVRFGRWVAVSTACAFLLQQGDKLIMGALVDRSTLGVYAVAYLLSQAVLEAQRTLGPRVLLPVYTQLLHHPTPTLRRKVLKLRIILLLLFVTPLLVMTLWGQQIVKALYTEPYHDAGWMLQILAAGNIGSAINLSAGGVVLASGDSFRYMILQVSRGVMMIAGMAIGFAFGGPIGLLVGMGASYWLNYPFLVWAIRRHGVWLPGLDAAVFAFSTVVAAIAYTLR is encoded by the coding sequence GTGACCGACGCCGGCCTGGAGCATTCGCATCGCATCGCGAATCTGCGCGGCAAGACCGTCGCCGCCACCGCCTGGACCATGGGCGGCCACGGCGCCCAGCAGGTGCTGCGGCTGGGTGGGAATCTCATCCTCACCCGCCTTCTGACGGCGGATGTGTTCGGCCTGATGACGCTGGTGCAGGTCTCGATTCGGGCCGTGTCGTTCTTCTCCGACCTGGGCGTCAACCAGAGCATCATCCGCGACAAGCGGGGCGATGACCGGCGCTTCCTGGACACGTCGTGGACGATCCAGATCATCCGCGGCAACGTCATCTGGCTGCTGGCGGCTCTGGCGGCGTGGCCGGCGTCGCTCATCTACGACACCCCGGAACTGCTGTACCTCATCCCGATCTCCGCGCTTTCCGCGATCATCGCCGGGTTCAACTCCACCAAGCTGGCGACGCTGAACCGGCGCCTGGCGCTGGGGCGTCTGACATTGCTCGACACGCTCACCCAGGCGGCGGGGCTGATGGTCATGGTCGGCATCGCTCTGTACAGTCCCACCGTGTGGGCGCTCATCGCCGGCGGCTTCGTCTCCAGTATCGGCAAGCTCTGGATCAGTCACTATGTACTCCCCGGTGATCGTAACCGTTTCTGCTGGCACCGGGAATCGGTGCAGGAACTGGTCCGGTTCGGACGCTGGGTGGCGGTCAGCACCGCGTGCGCATTCCTGCTCCAGCAGGGGGACAAACTCATCATGGGAGCGCTGGTTGATCGCTCTACGCTCGGCGTGTACGCCGTTGCGTACCTGCTCTCTCAGGCGGTGCTGGAGGCGCAGCGCACCCTGGGCCCCCGCGTGCTCCTGCCCGTCTACACCCAGCTGCTTCACCACCCCACCCCGACGTTGCGGCGCAAGGTGCTGAAACTACGGATTATTCTGCTGCTTCTCTTCGTGACGCCGCTCTTGGTCATGACGCTCTGGGGTCAGCAGATCGTCAAGGCGCTCTATACCGAGCCCTACCACGATGCCGGGTGGATGCTGCAGATTCTGGCGGCAGGGAACATCGGGTCCGCCATCAATCTCTCCGCCGGGGGGGTGGTGCTCGCCTCTGGTGATTCGTTCCGCTACATGATCCTGCAGGTCAGCCGGGGCGTGATGATGATTGCCGGCATGGCCATCGGCTTCGCCTTCGGCGGTCCGATCGGGCTGCTGGTCGGCATGGGCGCCTCATACTGGCTGAACTATCCGTTCCTGGTCTGGGCCATCCGGCGCCACGGCGTCTGGCTGCCGGGGCTTGACGCCGCCGTGTTCGCGTTTTCGACGGTGGTTGCAGCGATAGCATACACTCTTCGGTGA
- a CDS encoding sulfotransferase, with protein MPRVRLLVILRDPVKRAWSHYGLRVRQGRESRSFERAIRAERAEESDWVRAYIGWSRYAEHLGRFEEAFGRESLHVLFLEELVKEPARVLEGVWRHLGVPTDAEATREAPPKSNAMVMPRSVAMYSLTRRIATMTRSPNPMLRVIGRVARSSCRRNLRAGDTRLPESAAGLLRELFYEDDLRLSAWLGRELPWAKST; from the coding sequence ATGCCAAGGGTCAGACTGCTGGTCATCCTGCGGGATCCGGTGAAGCGCGCCTGGTCGCATTACGGTCTACGGGTGCGACAGGGACGGGAGTCAAGGTCGTTCGAGCGGGCGATTCGTGCTGAAAGGGCGGAAGAATCGGACTGGGTGCGGGCGTACATCGGATGGAGTCGCTATGCCGAGCACCTGGGACGATTCGAGGAAGCATTCGGGCGCGAGTCGCTGCATGTGCTGTTCCTCGAAGAGTTGGTGAAGGAACCGGCGCGAGTACTGGAGGGTGTATGGCGGCACCTCGGAGTGCCGACCGATGCGGAAGCAACTCGTGAGGCGCCGCCCAAGAGTAACGCGATGGTGATGCCGCGGTCGGTGGCGATGTATTCGTTGACGCGGCGGATCGCCACCATGACACGCTCGCCCAACCCCATGCTGAGGGTGATCGGGCGGGTGGCTCGATCATCGTGCAGGCGGAACCTCCGGGCTGGGGACACGCGCCTTCCAGAATCGGCGGCGGGGCTGTTGCGCGAACTCTTCTACGAGGATGATTTGAGATTATCGGCGTGGCTCGGACGGGAGCTTCCCTGGGCAAAGTCGACATGA
- a CDS encoding glycosyltransferase family 2 protein, which produces MMSLAIVILNYRTPAYVTDCLQSLAAERDAGASFSAVVVDNASGDDSADRIEEAIRARGWSAWARVVRSPRNGGFSAGNNVGMHAVQAEAYLLLNSDTLVRSGAIDRLVREMREHPDAGLIGPGLEWPDGKRQNSAFNFPTPLTEFLRVAGTGAFDRLLRRHVTAMPLAQVPPEVDWVSFAAVLIPRAVIEQVGPMDEGYFMYFEDIDYARRVRSAGWKVRYCPEARIVHLRGGSSPVKSLAAERKPLPAYWYAARARYFAKFYGRMGLWLANLCWLLGRCVSRCREILERRGSHIPQGQLRAIWRHAWRPLASPAASEGGAA; this is translated from the coding sequence ATGATGTCGCTGGCGATCGTCATTCTCAACTATCGCACTCCGGCGTACGTGACCGACTGCCTTCAATCACTGGCTGCCGAGCGGGATGCCGGGGCGTCGTTCTCCGCTGTCGTGGTGGACAACGCCTCGGGCGATGATTCGGCGGATCGCATCGAGGAGGCCATTCGAGCCAGGGGGTGGTCGGCGTGGGCTCGGGTGGTTCGATCCCCGCGCAATGGGGGGTTCTCCGCGGGCAATAACGTGGGGATGCACGCCGTCCAGGCCGAGGCGTATCTGCTGCTCAACAGCGACACCCTGGTGCGTTCCGGCGCCATCGACCGGCTGGTGCGCGAGATGCGTGAGCACCCCGACGCGGGATTGATCGGGCCGGGGCTGGAGTGGCCCGATGGCAAGCGACAGAACAGCGCCTTCAACTTTCCGACGCCGCTCACCGAGTTTCTGCGAGTGGCCGGAACGGGCGCCTTTGACCGGCTGCTGAGACGTCACGTCACCGCGATGCCGCTGGCCCAGGTGCCGCCGGAGGTGGACTGGGTGAGTTTCGCGGCGGTGCTGATCCCGCGGGCGGTGATCGAACAAGTCGGTCCGATGGATGAGGGGTACTTCATGTACTTCGAGGACATCGACTACGCCAGGCGCGTCCGAAGCGCCGGATGGAAGGTGCGCTACTGTCCGGAGGCGCGCATCGTGCATCTGCGGGGCGGCTCGTCGCCCGTCAAGTCGCTGGCGGCGGAGCGCAAGCCGCTGCCGGCGTACTGGTACGCGGCGCGGGCGCGATACTTCGCCAAGTTCTACGGCCGGATGGGGCTGTGGCTGGCGAACCTGTGCTGGCTGCTGGGGCGCTGCGTGTCGCGCTGCCGGGAGATTCTGGAGCGGCGCGGGTCGCACATTCCACAGGGACAGCTGCGGGCCATCTGGCGGCATGCCTGGAGGCCGCTGGCCTCGCCGGCGGCTTCCGAGGGAGGGGCCGCATGA
- a CDS encoding O-antigen ligase domain-containing protein gives MSATITIALFGIIPVAMLIVACVRGPAGIIAAYLAGWLLLPPIGGYNLPGLPPYTKHAAVTIAVLLSMIVFRPNVLLSYRPRWFDLPMVVWCVAPFFSSIYNGLGVYDGLSSIYGQLTLWGFPYLIGRTAFADPASARVLAIGLFVGGLVYILPCLWEIRMSPQLNRWVYGEHASKFHMTQRLGGYRPVVFMKHGIELGMWMTAASLTGLWLWLAGDVKRVFNMPIKWAALGLLVVTIMCRSLGSLALLALGVAGLLAARAHPAGRMVLVALVLLTPLYISARISDAWHGEELLQISEAIDPARAVSLQGRLDGEEAVLERARQRPLFGWGGHDGGRAHADDGDLLAVDGMWVIYFGKFGLLGVVSLYVAMLLQPLLLLMGLSRPREVVMHPAAPLAVIVTLFALNSLMNGFPCPIFIVGLGAVAAASRWKGSDLAAAVATRISGESPLGLAVRPRIAKVERIA, from the coding sequence GTGAGCGCCACGATCACCATTGCGCTCTTCGGCATCATCCCCGTAGCGATGCTCATCGTCGCCTGCGTGCGGGGGCCCGCCGGGATCATTGCGGCGTACCTGGCGGGTTGGCTGCTGCTGCCGCCGATCGGCGGTTATAACCTGCCGGGGTTGCCGCCCTACACCAAGCACGCGGCGGTCACGATCGCGGTGTTGCTGTCGATGATCGTGTTTCGACCCAACGTACTGCTGTCGTATCGCCCTCGATGGTTCGACCTACCCATGGTGGTGTGGTGCGTGGCGCCGTTCTTCAGTTCAATCTACAACGGATTGGGGGTCTACGACGGGCTTTCATCCATCTACGGTCAGTTGACTCTGTGGGGGTTTCCGTACCTGATCGGCCGAACGGCATTCGCCGACCCGGCTTCCGCCCGCGTGCTGGCGATCGGTCTGTTCGTGGGGGGGTTGGTCTACATTCTGCCCTGTCTGTGGGAGATTCGCATGAGCCCCCAGCTCAACCGCTGGGTGTATGGCGAGCACGCGAGCAAGTTCCACATGACGCAGCGGCTTGGGGGCTACCGCCCTGTTGTGTTCATGAAGCACGGCATCGAACTGGGGATGTGGATGACCGCCGCCTCGCTGACCGGTCTGTGGCTGTGGCTGGCTGGCGACGTGAAGCGCGTGTTCAACATGCCCATCAAGTGGGCGGCGCTGGGATTGCTCGTGGTCACGATCATGTGCCGTTCGCTTGGCTCGCTCGCGCTGTTGGCTCTGGGCGTGGCCGGGTTGCTGGCCGCCCGGGCTCATCCGGCGGGCCGCATGGTGCTGGTGGCGCTGGTTCTGCTCACGCCGCTCTACATTTCGGCGCGCATCTCGGATGCGTGGCATGGCGAGGAGTTGCTTCAAATCTCGGAAGCGATTGACCCGGCGCGGGCGGTTTCGCTCCAGGGGCGCCTGGACGGCGAGGAGGCGGTGCTGGAACGGGCGCGCCAGCGGCCCCTGTTCGGATGGGGAGGTCACGACGGCGGCCGCGCCCATGCGGACGATGGCGACCTGCTGGCCGTGGACGGCATGTGGGTCATCTACTTCGGAAAGTTCGGGCTGTTGGGCGTGGTCTCGCTGTATGTCGCCATGCTGCTCCAGCCGCTGCTTCTGCTGATGGGACTGTCCCGCCCCCGCGAGGTGGTGATGCATCCGGCAGCGCCGCTCGCCGTGATCGTGACGCTCTTCGCCCTCAACTCCCTGATGAACGGGTTCCCCTGTCCGATCTTCATCGTCGGGCTTGGTGCGGTGGCCGCGGCTTCCAGGTGGAAGGGCTCCGACCTGGCGGCGGCGGTCGCGACACGGATTTCCGGTGAATCACCGTTGGGTTTGGCGGTTCGACCTCGCATCGCGAAGGTTGAACGGATCGCCTGA